The Faecalibacterium prausnitzii genome includes a window with the following:
- the spo0A gene encoding sporulation transcription factor Spo0A, with protein MDKIRFLMSDTSAEITEACREALEQKGVEVTVVEKDGQKVLQKMLSVRPQVVLLDAFMPGLDALAVKQKYNAAGERHTSFFVTGAFQSEEMVQELLDEGFAYYFVKPFDENVLASRVVKVAMGKEKHHLPTSVDSDELTVTEILHQIGVPAHIKGYQFLRDAILLTMNEPEYINAVTKRLYPEIAKKNGTTASRVERAIRHAIEVAWDRGDVDTLNSYFGYTIHNLRGKPTNSEFIAMIADKMRLDKRQRVG; from the coding sequence ATGGATAAAATTCGGTTTTTGATGTCGGATACCAGCGCAGAGATCACGGAAGCCTGCCGCGAAGCGTTGGAACAAAAAGGCGTGGAAGTTACGGTCGTCGAAAAGGACGGACAGAAGGTGCTTCAGAAAATGCTCTCGGTGCGACCGCAGGTGGTGCTGCTGGACGCTTTTATGCCGGGGCTGGATGCACTGGCCGTCAAACAAAAGTACAACGCCGCAGGCGAGCGGCACACCTCGTTTTTTGTGACGGGTGCGTTCCAGAGCGAGGAAATGGTCCAGGAATTGCTGGATGAGGGATTTGCGTACTATTTCGTCAAACCGTTTGACGAAAATGTCCTCGCCAGCCGGGTCGTGAAGGTGGCAATGGGCAAGGAAAAGCATCACCTGCCTACCAGCGTGGACAGCGATGAGCTGACCGTGACGGAGATCCTGCACCAGATCGGCGTCCCTGCCCACATCAAGGGCTACCAGTTCCTGCGGGATGCCATCCTGCTCACCATGAACGAGCCGGAGTACATCAACGCTGTGACCAAGCGGCTCTACCCGGAAATTGCCAAAAAGAACGGCACCACCGCCAGCCGCGTGGAGCGCGCCATCCGCCACGCCATCGAGGTTGCATGGGACAGGGGAGACGTAGACACCCTCAACAGCTACTTCGGCTATACCATCCACAACCTGCGGGGAAAACCTACGAACAGCGAGTTCATTGCGATGATCGCTGATAAAATGCGGCTGGATAAGCGGCAGCGGGTGGGGTGA
- the spoIVB gene encoding SpoIVB peptidase, with protein sequence MKQQDRAHRKGWKRAKQAAAWLALLPVAALGWLYSRLPDRVYLTPGEVLALPRFSYVEPLGVHGSQNVASTRAVGSYQTTLSLGGWLPIKTIRTIVTERMQVTVCGTPFGVKMFSEGALVVGFSDVERPSGGTANPAKEAGLRLGDRVIRIGTTVTEDNDAVKAALEAAQGQAVEVVYIRNGEQLRTTLVPVWDAAAGQWRAGMWVRDSSAGVGTLTFADDARGIFAGLGHPISDSDTGESIALRTGEIVPCEITGCSKGTAGSPGELKGHFLGSRAIGSIRINGENGVYGTTRTQFAGQRMEVAFAQEVTTGSAEIWSTVSGETPRPYQVRIERISDADPKRNMVLRVTDPALLAQTGGIVQGMSGSPIVQNGRLVGAVTHVLVNDPTRGYGIFAQTMLEQAEIAAQRAQDTESSK encoded by the coding sequence GTGAAACAGCAGGACCGAGCGCACCGAAAGGGCTGGAAGCGGGCAAAGCAGGCGGCAGCATGGCTGGCACTGCTGCCGGTCGCTGCGCTGGGGTGGCTGTACAGCCGCCTGCCGGACCGCGTCTATCTGACGCCGGGCGAGGTTCTGGCGCTGCCCCGCTTTTCCTATGTGGAGCCGCTGGGGGTGCACGGAAGCCAGAATGTTGCCAGCACCCGCGCGGTGGGCAGCTACCAGACCACCCTCTCGCTGGGCGGCTGGCTGCCGATCAAGACCATCCGGACCATCGTTACCGAGCGGATGCAGGTGACGGTCTGCGGAACGCCGTTCGGGGTGAAGATGTTCTCGGAGGGGGCGCTGGTGGTCGGCTTTTCGGACGTGGAACGCCCCAGCGGCGGCACGGCCAATCCGGCAAAGGAAGCCGGGCTGCGCCTGGGCGACCGGGTCATCCGCATCGGCACGACCGTGACGGAGGACAACGACGCCGTCAAAGCGGCGCTGGAAGCAGCGCAGGGGCAGGCGGTGGAGGTCGTGTATATCCGGAACGGAGAGCAGCTCCGCACGACGCTTGTGCCGGTCTGGGATGCGGCGGCAGGGCAGTGGCGGGCCGGGATGTGGGTGCGCGACTCCTCGGCCGGTGTCGGGACGCTGACCTTCGCAGACGATGCACGGGGCATTTTTGCGGGGCTTGGCCACCCCATCAGCGACAGCGACACCGGCGAGAGCATTGCACTGCGCACAGGGGAGATCGTCCCCTGCGAGATCACCGGCTGCAGCAAAGGAACAGCAGGAAGCCCCGGCGAACTGAAAGGACACTTTCTTGGCAGCCGGGCCATCGGGAGCATCCGCATCAATGGAGAGAACGGCGTATACGGCACCACCCGCACACAGTTCGCCGGGCAGCGCATGGAGGTTGCCTTTGCGCAGGAGGTCACAACGGGCAGTGCAGAGATCTGGTCTACGGTGTCCGGTGAGACGCCGCGCCCTTATCAGGTCCGGATCGAACGGATCAGCGATGCAGACCCCAAACGGAACATGGTCCTGCGGGTGACAGACCCGGCGCTTCTGGCGCAGACGGGCGGCATCGTGCAGGGGATGAGCGGGAGCCCCATCGTGCAGAACGGGCGGCTGGTGGGAGCAGTGACCCATGTTCTGGTCAACGACCCGACACGCGGCTACGGAATTTTTGCCCAGACCATGTTGGAACAGGCCGAAATTGCGGCGCAGAGGGCGCAGGATACAGAATCGTCAAAATGA
- a CDS encoding polysaccharide deacetylase family protein, with product MKVQKKFLLQGVILLFLGLGLGFGLGSFYASAPVIGCRENDLTPIPDEGFVSPAASEVPAGSVPETPPTPPDKWVCLTFDDGPSKTTPDVLAALNAAGVRATFFVVATGYNEKYLPLLAEAEAAGHQIAFHSASHEYSDIYRSPDAYWQDLALLKERIAPYVHTEGIRYLRFPGGSTNTVSRRYGGKGLMSELKAQAAEKGFTSVDWNVCAEDAVGGKPSASTIYRNVVRETGEQTQCIVLMHDSATTHTTAEALPDIIQWYRDQGFTFCRVEQVLPTP from the coding sequence GTGAAGGTACAGAAAAAGTTTTTATTACAGGGCGTGATCCTTCTATTTCTGGGGCTGGGCTTAGGTTTTGGGCTTGGGAGTTTCTATGCTTCTGCGCCGGTCATCGGGTGCCGGGAAAATGACCTGACGCCCATCCCGGACGAAGGTTTCGTCTCCCCTGCCGCAAGCGAAGTGCCGGCCGGATCGGTACCGGAAACGCCGCCCACACCACCGGACAAATGGGTCTGTCTGACCTTCGACGACGGCCCCAGCAAGACGACGCCGGACGTTCTGGCCGCGCTGAACGCCGCCGGAGTCCGGGCCACCTTTTTTGTGGTGGCGACCGGGTACAACGAGAAGTATCTGCCGCTTCTCGCTGAGGCAGAAGCCGCCGGGCACCAGATCGCATTCCACTCTGCCTCGCACGAGTACAGCGACATCTACCGGAGCCCGGACGCCTACTGGCAGGACCTTGCCCTGCTGAAGGAGCGCATCGCGCCCTATGTCCATACGGAGGGCATCCGCTATCTGCGCTTTCCGGGCGGGAGCACCAACACCGTCAGCCGACGCTATGGCGGCAAAGGCCTCATGAGCGAGTTGAAAGCGCAGGCCGCTGAAAAAGGCTTTACCTCTGTGGACTGGAACGTCTGCGCCGAGGATGCTGTGGGCGGCAAACCCAGCGCATCCACCATCTACCGCAATGTGGTGCGGGAGACCGGTGAACAGACCCAGTGCATCGTTCTGATGCACGATTCCGCCACCACCCACACCACCGCCGAAGCCCTGCCGGACATCATCCAGTGGTATCGGGATCAGGGGTTCACATTCTGCCGCGTAGAGCAAGTGCTGCCAACACCATAG
- a CDS encoding MerR family transcriptional regulator encodes MNIKQASEQSGVSSPNIRFYEKEGLLTPARNRSNAYRDYTAEDVRTLKLIRMLRMLNLPLPTIQSVLRGEQPLAEAIQAQQAVLEQQAFRLAGAIRFCAELTRQAPRMEQLDVDDCLKRMQDPQEPGGFFTGWLKDYRTVAENEQKKRFYIVSEQSINTPEDFAEALQRYAEAQGSPLRITKGGMYPEFEWNGIRYKAWRGQGRYCDSICCEAVFPESLQTGLPPRRERLLRWLWRLLPAAVAAMVLAALALRGRM; translated from the coding sequence ATGAACATCAAACAGGCTTCGGAACAGAGCGGGGTCTCCAGCCCCAACATCCGCTTTTACGAAAAAGAAGGGCTGCTGACGCCTGCCCGCAACCGGAGCAATGCCTACCGGGATTATACCGCCGAAGATGTCCGGACTCTGAAACTGATCCGGATGCTTCGGATGCTGAATCTGCCGCTGCCCACCATTCAAAGCGTTCTCCGTGGAGAACAGCCGCTGGCCGAAGCAATCCAGGCACAGCAGGCAGTGCTGGAACAACAGGCCTTCCGGCTGGCGGGTGCGATCCGCTTTTGCGCGGAGCTGACCCGGCAGGCACCCCGGATGGAGCAGCTGGATGTGGACGACTGCCTGAAACGGATGCAGGACCCGCAGGAGCCGGGCGGATTCTTCACCGGCTGGCTCAAGGATTACCGCACGGTGGCAGAAAACGAACAGAAAAAGCGCTTTTACATTGTATCGGAACAGTCCATCAATACCCCAGAGGACTTTGCAGAAGCGCTGCAGCGCTATGCCGAAGCGCAGGGAAGCCCCCTGCGCATCACAAAAGGCGGGATGTATCCGGAGTTTGAGTGGAACGGCATCCGCTACAAAGCATGGCGGGGGCAGGGCCGCTATTGCGATTCCATCTGCTGCGAAGCGGTCTTCCCGGAATCGCTTCAAACGGGGCTGCCGCCCAGACGGGAGCGCCTGCTTCGATGGCTTTGGCGGCTGCTCCCTGCGGCGGTGGCCGCTATGGTGTTGGCAGCACTTGCTCTACGCGGCAGAATGTGA
- a CDS encoding aminopeptidase, which produces MAEKTPTQQLAEKLLYKPAYVADKDADVKQKAHAFAEGYKKFLDDGKTEREVAAESEQMLKDAGYVEFDPKKTYQPGDKVYFVQFKKAVVASTIGTRSFEDGFRLVIAHTDSPRLDLRPTPLYESDHLSYFKTHYYGGIRKYQWGTMPLSIHGVFTRDDGTTVTVRVGEDEGDPVFCITDLLPHLSAEQNTRTLKDGIKAEELNILIGSDAVEDEEVKEAVKLNTMILLHEKYGITEKEFMRAEIEITPAYKCRDVGFDRSMVGGYGHDDRVDAYPALMAEIETKAPTYTTVCVLTDKEEIGSDGVTGMQSMYAFHFMQELCRTAGQDDILAFRNSVCLSADVTAAYDPSWASAFEPMNGTYAGRGVAIFKYTGGGSKGSASDACAELVSDITRMLDKGNVAWQIGELGRLDLGGGGTIAKYVANRGIPVLDIGVPVLSMHSPFEVIHKSDLYMAYRAFSLFNNAQ; this is translated from the coding sequence ATGGCAGAAAAAACTCCGACCCAGCAGCTGGCCGAAAAGCTGCTCTATAAGCCTGCTTACGTCGCCGACAAGGATGCAGACGTCAAGCAGAAGGCACACGCTTTTGCCGAGGGCTACAAGAAGTTCCTCGACGACGGCAAGACCGAGCGCGAAGTCGCCGCCGAGAGCGAGCAGATGCTCAAGGATGCCGGCTACGTGGAGTTCGACCCCAAAAAGACCTACCAGCCCGGCGATAAGGTCTACTTCGTCCAGTTCAAGAAGGCCGTCGTGGCGTCCACCATCGGCACCCGCAGCTTTGAGGACGGCTTCCGTCTGGTCATCGCACATACCGACAGCCCCCGTCTGGACCTGCGCCCGACCCCGCTGTATGAGTCCGACCACCTGAGCTACTTCAAGACTCACTACTACGGCGGCATCCGCAAGTATCAGTGGGGCACCATGCCGCTGTCTATCCACGGCGTCTTCACCCGCGACGACGGCACCACCGTCACCGTCCGCGTCGGCGAGGACGAGGGCGACCCCGTCTTCTGCATCACCGACCTGCTGCCCCATCTGAGCGCCGAGCAGAACACCCGCACCCTGAAGGACGGCATCAAGGCTGAGGAGCTGAACATCCTCATCGGTTCCGATGCTGTGGAGGATGAGGAGGTCAAGGAAGCCGTCAAGCTGAACACCATGATCCTCCTCCACGAGAAGTACGGCATCACCGAGAAGGAGTTCATGCGGGCCGAGATCGAGATCACCCCGGCTTACAAGTGCCGTGACGTCGGTTTTGACCGCTCCATGGTGGGCGGCTACGGCCACGATGACCGTGTGGACGCTTACCCCGCACTGATGGCTGAGATCGAGACCAAGGCCCCGACCTACACCACTGTCTGCGTCCTCACCGATAAGGAAGAGATCGGTTCCGATGGTGTGACCGGTATGCAGAGCATGTATGCCTTCCACTTCATGCAGGAGCTGTGCCGCACTGCCGGTCAGGACGACATCCTGGCCTTCCGCAACAGCGTCTGCCTGTCCGCAGACGTCACCGCTGCCTACGACCCGTCCTGGGCCAGCGCCTTCGAGCCGATGAACGGCACCTATGCAGGCCGTGGTGTGGCAATCTTCAAGTACACCGGCGGCGGCAGCAAGGGCTCCGCAAGCGATGCCTGCGCAGAGCTGGTCAGCGATATCACCCGGATGCTCGACAAGGGCAACGTGGCATGGCAGATCGGTGAGCTGGGCCGTCTGGACCTGGGCGGCGGCGGCACCATTGCCAAGTATGTGGCCAACCGCGGCATCCCTGTGCTGGACATCGGTGTGCCTGTGCTGTCCATGCACTCTCCCTTCGAGGTCATCCACAAGAGTGACCTGTACATGGCATATCGCGCCTTCAGCCTCTTCAACAACGCACAGTAA
- a CDS encoding lytic transglycosylase domain-containing protein — MNGFVLVFLVTLGILCLPPVRTRVEKTLYPCKYSALVEQYAAEYDLDPLLVYSFVRTESGFDPDATSSVEARGLMQMTEETFLWLRSKIAEGENVTFGDLYDPAVSLRFGCYYLHLCMERYGGDVATAAAAYHSGWGTVDALLQKEEHSADGITLQGFPYNQMHHYVEKITACYAVYQNLYGT; from the coding sequence TTGAACGGCTTCGTTCTGGTGTTTCTGGTGACGCTGGGCATCCTCTGCCTGCCGCCGGTGCGGACGCGGGTGGAAAAAACGCTCTATCCCTGCAAATATTCCGCCCTTGTGGAGCAGTATGCCGCCGAGTACGACCTCGACCCGCTGCTGGTCTACTCCTTCGTCCGGACGGAGAGCGGCTTTGACCCGGATGCTACATCCAGCGTCGAGGCCCGCGGCCTGATGCAGATGACCGAGGAAACCTTCCTCTGGCTGCGCAGCAAGATCGCGGAAGGGGAAAACGTCACCTTCGGGGATCTGTATGACCCCGCCGTCAGCCTGCGGTTCGGCTGCTACTACCTCCATCTCTGCATGGAGCGCTACGGCGGCGATGTCGCCACAGCGGCTGCGGCCTACCACAGCGGCTGGGGCACGGTGGATGCGTTGCTGCAAAAGGAAGAACACTCCGCCGACGGCATCACGCTGCAGGGGTTTCCCTACAACCAGATGCACCACTACGTGGAAAAGATCACCGCCTGCTATGCAGTGTATCAGAACTTGTATGGCACTTGA
- the coaE gene encoding dephospho-CoA kinase (Dephospho-CoA kinase (CoaE) performs the final step in coenzyme A biosynthesis.): MITLGITGRSGCGKSTVTAVFSAHGVPLADADQISREMLLPSSPLLPVLARRFGADILRADGSLDRRLLADRAFASPDGKAALDAITHPEIVRRIRLAKHAAEEAGASLFVLDGAVIVGTEAEAECDRLAVVTAPFETSVARIAKRDGIAPEMAARRLNAQTPEEALLARADYVLRNDADLAALEAAANALCEQLLAEGGTKGGARPSV; the protein is encoded by the coding sequence ATGATCACGCTTGGCATCACGGGCCGCAGCGGCTGCGGAAAATCCACCGTGACCGCGGTGTTTTCGGCCCATGGGGTCCCGCTGGCCGACGCAGACCAGATCTCGCGGGAGATGCTGCTGCCGTCTTCGCCGCTGCTGCCGGTGCTGGCCCGGCGATTCGGGGCAGACATCCTCCGGGCGGACGGCTCGCTGGACCGCCGCCTGCTGGCAGACCGTGCCTTTGCATCGCCGGATGGCAAAGCGGCGCTGGATGCCATCACCCACCCGGAGATCGTCCGCCGCATCCGGCTGGCAAAACACGCCGCCGAGGAGGCAGGGGCTTCGCTCTTTGTGCTGGATGGTGCGGTCATCGTCGGGACAGAGGCCGAAGCCGAGTGCGACCGTCTGGCTGTGGTGACGGCTCCATTTGAAACGAGCGTGGCCCGCATCGCAAAGCGGGACGGCATCGCGCCCGAAATGGCAGCGCGCCGCCTGAACGCCCAGACGCCCGAAGAAGCCCTGCTGGCCCGCGCCGATTACGTTCTGCGCAACGACGCAGACCTTGCCGCACTGGAAGCAGCTGCGAACGCGCTTTGCGAGCAGCTGCTGGCGGAAGGCGGCACGAAAGGTGGTGCGCGACCCTCGGTTTGA
- a CDS encoding L-threonylcarbamoyladenylate synthase: MEMKTEILPAKGEGIAKAAALLRRGELVALPTETVYGIAADARNGEAVAKIFVAKGRPQDNPLIVHITGPEMLPGLVSEVPERAQLLMAAFCPGPLTIIMPRGPEVAAECCAGLDTVGIRMPSHPVARAVIEASGCAFAAPSANLSGKPSPTNAQDVFTDMNGRLPLILDGGECDWGVESTVVSVVGDRPTLFRPGHITLEDLERALGEEVEVSKAILEKLPEGAVVRSPGMKYKHYAPKADVTLLDGTFEQFKAYVEAHMDQNPSCLCFTGEAEKLGVPCVEYGREGDGADQAKHIFRSLRALDEQGDGVVYARCPQKDGLSMAVYNRLIRAAAFRVITL, translated from the coding sequence ATGGAAATGAAAACTGAGATACTACCCGCCAAGGGCGAGGGCATCGCGAAAGCGGCTGCGTTGCTGCGGCGCGGCGAGCTGGTGGCCCTGCCCACGGAGACGGTCTACGGCATCGCAGCCGATGCCCGCAATGGGGAAGCTGTGGCAAAAATCTTTGTGGCCAAGGGCCGCCCGCAGGATAACCCCCTGATCGTCCACATCACCGGCCCGGAGATGCTGCCCGGCCTCGTCAGCGAGGTGCCGGAGCGGGCACAGCTGCTCATGGCGGCGTTCTGCCCCGGCCCGCTGACCATCATCATGCCGCGCGGCCCGGAGGTGGCGGCGGAGTGCTGCGCCGGTCTGGACACCGTCGGCATCCGGATGCCCAGCCACCCCGTGGCCCGTGCGGTCATCGAGGCCAGCGGCTGCGCCTTTGCGGCCCCTTCGGCCAACCTGTCCGGCAAACCCAGCCCCACCAACGCACAGGACGTCTTCACCGATATGAACGGCCGTTTGCCCCTGATTCTGGACGGCGGCGAGTGCGACTGGGGCGTGGAGTCTACGGTCGTGTCGGTCGTGGGCGATAGGCCCACCCTCTTCCGCCCCGGCCACATTACATTGGAAGACCTGGAACGCGCCCTCGGCGAAGAGGTCGAAGTCTCCAAGGCCATCCTCGAAAAGCTCCCGGAGGGCGCGGTCGTCCGCAGCCCCGGCATGAAGTATAAGCACTACGCCCCCAAGGCGGATGTCACCCTGCTGGACGGCACCTTTGAGCAGTTCAAGGCTTACGTGGAGGCCCACATGGACCAGAATCCCAGCTGCCTCTGCTTCACGGGCGAGGCCGAAAAACTCGGTGTGCCCTGTGTGGAGTATGGCCGCGAGGGCGATGGTGCCGACCAGGCAAAGCACATCTTCCGCAGCCTCCGCGCACTGGATGAGCAGGGCGACGGCGTCGTCTATGCCCGCTGCCCGCAGAAAGACGGCCTGTCCATGGCGGTGTACAACCGCCTCATCCGGGCGGCGGCTTTCCGGGTGATCACGCTATGA